One bacterium BMS3Abin08 genomic window carries:
- the nifA_3 gene encoding nif-specific regulatory protein, translated as MQKKLLRFLQEKEFLRLGGKERISVDVRVLAATNRNIEEAVEKGEFRSDLYYRLNVITIQMPPLLGISRKQLRTKMKNLGILPEV; from the coding sequence ATGCAGAAGAAACTCCTCAGGTTTCTCCAGGAAAAGGAGTTTCTCAGGCTTGGGGGGAAGGAGAGGATAAGTGTCGATGTAAGGGTCCTTGCTGCTACCAACAGGAACATAGAAGAGGCGGTTGAAAAAGGGGAGTTCAGATCGGACCTTTATTACAGGCTGAATGTCATAACGATCCAGATGCCCCCTTTGCTCGGGATTTCAAGGAAACAACTAAGGACAAAGATGAAGAACCTCGGCATCCTTCCCGAGGTATAA
- the zraS_9 gene encoding sensor protein ZraS, translated as MDHNQIKQLLINLIINSFDAVGEKGRVLIKTGISDGMVVLSVEDNGTGIREENLEEIFNPFYTTKTRGTGLGLAISKKIAKEHGGDIKVESVYNKGSKFTLVLHGLLR; from the coding sequence ATGGATCACAACCAGATAAAGCAGCTACTGATAAATCTCATCATCAACTCCTTTGATGCGGTGGGGGAGAAGGGGCGTGTACTGATAAAGACCGGGATCTCCGATGGAATGGTGGTGCTTTCCGTGGAGGACAATGGAACAGGGATCAGGGAAGAGAATCTGGAGGAGATCTTTAATCCTTTCTACACAACAAAGACGCGGGGTACCGGGCTTGGTCTGGCAATCTCCAAGAAGATTGCAAAGGAGCACGGGGGTGATATAAAAGTGGAAAGTGTTTATAATAAGGGGAGTAAGTTTACATTGGTTCTGCACGGTCTTCTTCGGTGA
- a CDS encoding thiosulfate sulfurtransferase, whose protein sequence is MRKKLVASLVIVLFMSLAVYSQAVYAVEFSGVVVSTDFVAKHLKTIRNPAQTEIRLVEVSKKGYDKGHIPGAVHIKWGSEVFNPLSDHMILTYTEVKAVMKKLGVTKKTDIIIYASKIDQATRFYWTLKFWKVNNLHIMNGSKGKWIKERREMTKVVPSVSKLNYNVSYPPNTKIRAQLTPNVFYALSTGKSIFIDCRPAAYYKGKKYSIKKWVRTGHIPGAKNVACPEETNNRDGSFKSKAELKAIFAKVGVTGNKPVIAYCNTGVRSSLGWFVLSELLRYKHISNYDGSMREYANRLDLPIVPPNIYPKFPK, encoded by the coding sequence ATGAGAAAGAAATTAGTAGCAAGCTTAGTCATTGTTTTGTTCATGTCCTTAGCAGTTTACTCGCAGGCAGTATACGCAGTAGAATTTTCAGGGGTAGTGGTATCTACGGACTTCGTAGCTAAGCACCTGAAAACCATCAGAAATCCTGCTCAAACCGAGATAAGGCTGGTAGAGGTCAGCAAGAAAGGCTATGATAAGGGTCACATACCAGGTGCAGTGCATATAAAATGGGGTAGTGAGGTATTTAACCCATTGTCTGACCATATGATACTGACTTATACTGAAGTGAAGGCAGTTATGAAGAAATTAGGCGTGACCAAAAAAACAGATATAATCATCTATGCTAGTAAAATCGACCAGGCAACGCGTTTTTACTGGACACTCAAGTTCTGGAAGGTCAATAACCTTCACATAATGAACGGCTCAAAGGGTAAGTGGATTAAAGAAAGACGCGAAATGACCAAAGTAGTTCCCTCCGTTTCCAAATTAAACTACAATGTATCATATCCACCAAACACAAAGATAAGAGCCCAGCTTACACCAAATGTTTTTTATGCACTGTCAACTGGCAAAAGCATTTTTATTGATTGCCGCCCGGCTGCATACTATAAGGGCAAAAAATATAGCATAAAGAAGTGGGTAAGGACCGGCCACATTCCTGGAGCAAAAAATGTAGCATGCCCTGAAGAGACAAACAACAGGGACGGCTCATTCAAGTCCAAGGCTGAGTTAAAGGCAATATTTGCCAAGGTTGGGGTTACAGGAAATAAACCTGTCATAGCATACTGCAACACAGGCGTAAGGTCGTCTCTTGGCTGGTTTGTGTTGTCTGAACTCCTGAGATATAAACACATATCGAACTACGATGGTTCAATGAGGGAGTATGCAAACAGGCTCGACCTCCCGATTGTACCGCCAAACATATACCCAAAATTCCCGAAATAA